The genome window TTAGTTCAGCATTTTCATAAACATAATATATCTCTCTGGCCTTATTAGCCTTTGTTAATTCAGATTCACTGATATGTTGATGTAACAAACCACATCTTGCTGAATATAGATCATCTTCATTGAGTGAAAAGCTGGTGTCTTTTAACATCCATAATTTTACCCAATTTTAAATACTTGCCTGCCTGTATTTTCCCCAAGATTAGCGAGAGAACTAAAGCTATCTATGGCTGAATACAAAAGTATAAGTGCTGGAACAATTCGTTTCTTACTAATAGATTCGTCTATAGTCTCAAGAATATCATAGTAAGTCTGGTAAACTGTCTGCAATTTTATACTTCAAGGTTAGTATTACTTTATTTTTACGCCTGCAACACCAGCTTCGCCAGGTAATTTCCGTTTTCGCCTTCGTACAGTACCTCAAAGCTAAAGCCATGTTCTTCGGCGTATTGTTCCAGCAGGCCGGCATCTATAAAGAGCCATTTAAAGTTGCCGCTTTCGTGGGTTTTATACTTCATGTTATACTCTACTTCGCCATAGTAGCCGGCATTCAGATCAAGCAGTACAGAGCCGTCTTCTTCCTCATACATATACAGTATATCCGACGACTCCAGCAGAATCTGTCCGCCGGGGTTAAGTATAGTTTTAGCATGTACCAGGAATTTATAAAGCCCGAACAGATCGCCAACTATACCTATGCCGTTCATCAGCATCAGCAGCGTGTCGTATTTCTGGTCTTTCAGTTCATTTACATCGCCAAGCAATACCTGCTCTATACCCCGCTCGCGCATGGCCTCCACAGCACCTTCCGATATATCCAGCGCCGTAACCTGCAGGCCGCGCTCCTGCAACAATAAACTATGGCACCCGGCACCGGCTCCTATATCCAGCACATGGCCACGGCATTCCTGCAAGGCTATAGTTTCCAGCTCAGGCATTTCTTCCTGCTGCCTGAACAGGTAATCAACAGGTATAATATCGTCTTCAGTCAGGTTGCAGGAAACAGTTATACTTCCCTTTCTTTTACCATGCAGGTAATCTTTTATGGCAGCCCCAATCGGGTCGTTCTTAATCATACTTTTCTATTACGTACTGCGAAGTACGGCAGATTTTTGGTTTTAGAAAACACTTTTTTGAACAATACTAATTATAGCAAACTACTAATACCTATACACTCACTTATGTATCAACCGGTTACACAAAAAAGAAGCATCCACAGGCTTGTATTTAATAAAAAAATATGTAGCTTTAGCAGCGTTCCAATCACTTTTAGCCCTATGAGTTCAGCAGTTTTTAGCCCCGTTCTGTTTATGAATCCGAAACTGGAATCCAAATACCTGTTCCTGGAGAAGTCGCGCAACAAGCTGCTGAACAGCCTGGAAGAGATAGACGAAGAAACACTGAATACCATTCCATCCGAGGGAAAATGGTCTATTGGTCAGATAGCGGCGCACCTGTTGCACGTAGAACAGCTAACTATTGGCTACATCCAGAAAAAACTGCAGAAAGAAGAAGAACATCAAACTTCTTCGCTTAAGCATATGGTGAATTCAGTTTTACTTAAGCTTGCTTTAACCTCCGGCATGAAGTTTAAGGCCCCTCAGGTTGCCGCCGACGTACCGGAAACAGTATCTTTAAGTTCGCTTCGTACGCAGTGGGATGATACCCGCTACAAACTGGAAGACCTGCTTACTGCCTTGCCACCCCAGATGCTGGATAAGTGCCTGTTCCGCCACCCATATGCCGGTATGCTGACCATTTCGCAGACGCTAACCTTTATGCAGGATCATTTTAACCACCACCTGCCCCAGATAAACCACCTGAAACAGCAGCTTACCAAGTAAGCACCAGCCTGTACTTACCTAATACCAGCTTACTACGTAAGTAGCTATACTTATATTTTGCAGGTATGGCTCCAGAAAATAAACCCAACTTTATGGGCGTAGACTATGGCTCTAAATTAGCGGGCACAACAGCCGCTGCCATGGTAGAAAATGAACAATTACATGTTTGGCAAAGCGCACGCGGGCAGGATGCTGATGAGTTCCTGCTGAAGCTGATACAGGATAAAAGGCCAAATACTGTTTTCATAGATGCCCCGCTAACCTTACCTAAAGTATACAGCCAACTACCTTATACCTCCGGGGCTGATTTCTTTTACCGCACCTGCGACCGCGAGGTACAAGCTATGTCTCCGATGTTTATTGGCGGATTAACCGCAAGAGCTATAAAACTACGAACTATACTTTCAGAACAGGGAATCGCTTTACTGGAAACTTATCCTTCGCAGTTGGCGCACGTGCTCTTGCCAGACGAGAAGGGATATAAAAAAGATCTTGCAACGTTGCCTGTAATAGCACAACTGCTGCAAGATCAGATAAGACCCATATCGTTTGCCCAACCACCCCAGGACTGGCACCAGTTCGATGCGCTGCTTGCCTGGTACAGTGGCTACCGGCACCACTCCGGAGAAGCTATACTGTACGGCGATGCCCAGGAAGGCCGGATTATAGTCTAATTATTCCCTCCCAAATCGCCACCTGTTTCCAGGGTTGTAAACTCCATTTGCAGGGCTTTGATTTTAACTTCATCGTCGGTTGACAGGTCTTCATCTACTTCGTCTTTGCGGTCATTTAAAGACTGCATTACCAGCTTTGCCATTTCCCAGTCTTCGTTGGTCCAGGTGCTGCGTTGGCTGCGCACATTCTCTAAAAAGGTGATGTATACCTGCCGTACATTGTCGCGGGTAATAGTTGTTTTATCTGCGTAGGTTCCTAGCAGTTTCTGCTCCCATTCGGTTAGCCTGGCAGCTCGGCGGTTACGTTCATATTCTTCGTCCGCTTTGTTGAATTCATCTTTCAGGTTCTGATAGTCCTGCTTCAACTCATCAGAGAAATTTTCCTGTTTCTGATCCAGTTCCCTGGTGCGGGTGGCAAAATCTTCTTTTGCCCGTTGCCAGTCTTCTTCGGTGCGGTCGGCAATGTTTGCTGTTGATTGGTTTACCCATGTTCTGAAATCGCCAAGTTCGTCTTCTACTTCGGCTTCTTTAGAGGCTGAGCAGCTACTTAGCAGTGCCACTGTAAAAAGTATACTTAATAGTTGGTATGCTCTCTTTTTCATGATGCTTCGTGTTACAATGTTTTATCCACATACGCAACAAATAAACATAAGATACTATATTCCAGAGACTTAATACCACAATATTTAAATACAATTAATGCTTTATTGTAAACCTGTTACCTGTAACACCGTACATTTAACAAGACAAACCCATCGCTTATGATATAGCTCAACCAGTACAATTTAAAAATATACTTCAATAGAAATTTTATACCCTGCCCTCACTACCGGGGGTGAAGACCGTAATAACCTATGCTACGAGTATGCGCGTTTTTAATGCACAAGTGTAGCGTAGGTTATGTCTTTAAGGAGGAAACTATAAAAAAAGTGGCGGCCCCTGTTTTGCAGGGGCCGCCACTTTTTTTATACTTACTATAGGCTATAGCTTGTTGATCTTAGCCAGTAGTTCTTCTGTGCTTTGCACATCATCACCGTTCCTCTTTCCTGCGGCAATGGCTTTTTCGGCTGCTGCACGGGCTTTGTCTTTCTGGCCAAGTTTATAGAGCAATGCTGCATGCGTATCGAGGTTAGCGTAACCTGGTGCTATACTTACCGATTTTCTGGCCCACTCCTCCGCTTTCTGCAGCATGGCTTTGTCATCTATCGTTTCATAGTATTTCCAGGCAATACTGTTAAGCCGGTTGGCGTCGGTGCTGAAGTAAGTATCATAAAGCTTAGCGTTTGCAGCATGGTACTTTGGCAGATCCTGCTTGCGCTCGTAGTAGATAGCATCCGAGAACAACAATGATCTTTCAGCATCTTTCAGTTTCAGGTTAGCTAATTCTGATTTCAACTTATTAAACTCAGCATCTCTACCTTCATAAGCAGCTTTGTTCATACTTCCTTCATACACGCTCAATATTTTTCTGTCAACAGTATCAGCAGAATACTTTTTAACAAAAGCTTCTCTGTTTTTAACCAGGTGTGCAAAGGTTGGCGACTCTACAGAGTTTATGTTGCTAAGGATCAGTTTCCAGTTTCCGCGCTCCAGTAGTTGCTCTGATTTCTGTGTTGCAAAATATGCTTCGGCTACTTTACCGGCATCCAGGGCGGCTTCGTTCAACACTTTCAGGTAGCCCATCATAAAGTCAGCAGAACGGTTACCGGCATCAAATTTCTTCTGGTACGATGCAAAGTTCTGTTGTGGATCGTTGGCAATAGAAGCTACCTGCAAAAACATTTCAGCAGGCCTTGCTCCCACTGTGCGGTGCATTATACTACCATCTGCTGCTAAAAACAGAAAGCTCGGATAAGCCTGTACCTGGTATTTTTTAGCTATTTCAATGCCTTCGCCTTTTTCCATGTCCAGTTTATAGTTCACGAAGTTCTTATTGAAGTATTCGGCAACTGCATCATTCACAAATACATTCTTATCCATCCACTTGCACGGCCCGCACCAGGTGGTATAAGCATCAATAAA of Pontibacter deserti contains these proteins:
- a CDS encoding thioredoxin family protein; this encodes MKKTVLWMLVLLVSSSAWAQTKEINFRKGTVAEIMAQAKTEKKPIFIDAYTTWCGPCKWMDKNVFVNDAVAEYFNKNFVNYKLDMEKGEGIEIAKKYQVQAYPSFLFLAADGSIMHRTVGARPAEMFLQVASIANDPQQNFASYQKKFDAGNRSADFMMGYLKVLNEAALDAGKVAEAYFATQKSEQLLERGNWKLILSNINSVESPTFAHLVKNREAFVKKYSADTVDRKILSVYEGSMNKAAYEGRDAEFNKLKSELANLKLKDAERSLLFSDAIYYERKQDLPKYHAANAKLYDTYFSTDANRLNSIAWKYYETIDDKAMLQKAEEWARKSVSIAPGYANLDTHAALLYKLGQKDKARAAAEKAIAAGKRNGDDVQSTEELLAKINKL
- a CDS encoding DinB family protein, translated to MNPKLESKYLFLEKSRNKLLNSLEEIDEETLNTIPSEGKWSIGQIAAHLLHVEQLTIGYIQKKLQKEEEHQTSSLKHMVNSVLLKLALTSGMKFKAPQVAADVPETVSLSSLRTQWDDTRYKLEDLLTALPPQMLDKCLFRHPYAGMLTISQTLTFMQDHFNHHLPQINHLKQQLTK
- a CDS encoding class I SAM-dependent methyltransferase, translating into MIKNDPIGAAIKDYLHGKRKGSITVSCNLTEDDIIPVDYLFRQQEEMPELETIALQECRGHVLDIGAGAGCHSLLLQERGLQVTALDISEGAVEAMRERGIEQVLLGDVNELKDQKYDTLLMLMNGIGIVGDLFGLYKFLVHAKTILNPGGQILLESSDILYMYEEEDGSVLLDLNAGYYGEVEYNMKYKTHESGNFKWLFIDAGLLEQYAEEHGFSFEVLYEGENGNYLAKLVLQA
- a CDS encoding DUF429 domain-containing protein → MAPENKPNFMGVDYGSKLAGTTAAAMVENEQLHVWQSARGQDADEFLLKLIQDKRPNTVFIDAPLTLPKVYSQLPYTSGADFFYRTCDREVQAMSPMFIGGLTARAIKLRTILSEQGIALLETYPSQLAHVLLPDEKGYKKDLATLPVIAQLLQDQIRPISFAQPPQDWHQFDALLAWYSGYRHHSGEAILYGDAQEGRIIV